A part of Zonotrichia leucophrys gambelii isolate GWCS_2022_RI chromosome 7, RI_Zleu_2.0, whole genome shotgun sequence genomic DNA contains:
- the LOC135450200 gene encoding sterol 26-hydroxylase, mitochondrial — protein sequence MAGPSGGARWPLLPLLLRPRPPPPRSSPGPPRRTGGSAAAAAGPARLKGPEELPGPGLLRTFVWLFLRGYLLHTHRLQVISRRLYGPIWKSTFGHYRNINIGSPVVLEQLLRQEGKYPMRSDMALWKEHRDTRRLPYGPFTEEGERWYRLRQVLNKRLLKPSEALLYADAIGEVVSDLMVRLREERSRSPSGVLVGDVANLLYRFALEGISYILFETRIGCLKQQVPPETQHFIDSINLMFKNSIFATVLPRWSRKVLPFWDRYLDSWDTIFAFGKKLIDRKMEELEGQVERGTEVSGYLSYLLASGRLSLDEVYGSVAELLLAGVDTTSNTLSWALYHLSRDPDIQETLYQELKAVVPPDRFPAAEDIPKLPMLRAIIKETLRVYPVVPTNARVFYEKDIVIGDYLFPKNTLFVLAHYAMSHDETYFPEPERFLPQRWLRGHGSPHHPFSSIPFGYGVRACVGRRIAELEMHLALARMIQAFEVRPDPRGVEVTSVSRIVLVADKPINLEFIARPGAP from the exons ATGGCGGGCCCGAGCGGCGGGGCCCGGTggccgctgctgccgctgctcctgcgcccccgcccgccgccgccgcgcagCAGCCCGGGACCGCCGCGCAGGACCGGGGGctcggcggcagcggcggcggggccggcgcggcTGAAAGGACCGGAGGAgctgccggggccggggctgctccgTACTTTCGTCTGGCTGTTCCTGCGGGGCTACCTGCTGCACACGCACCGGCTGCAG GTGATATCCCGACGCCTCTATGGACCTATCTGGAAGTCAACCTTCGGACATTATAGGAACATCAACATTGGGAGCCCagtggtgctggagcagctgctgcggCAGGAGGGCAAGTACCCGATGCGGAGCGACATGGCGCTGTGGAAGGAGCACCGGGACACCCGGCGCCTGCCCTACGGACCCTTCACCGA GGAAGGGGAGCGCTGGTACCGCCTGCGCCAGGTGCTCAACAAGCGGCTGCTGAAGCCCTCGGAGGCGCTGCTGTACGCGGACGCCATCGGGGAGGTGGTGTCAGACCTGATGGTGCGCCTGCGGGAGGAGCGGAGCCGCAGCCCCTCGGGGGTGCTGGTGGGGGACGTGGCCAACTTGCTCTACCGCTTTGCCCTGGAAG GCATCTCTTACATCCTCTTCGAGACCCGCATCGGGTGCCTCAAGCAGCAGGTCCCTCCTGAGACCCAGCACTTCATTGACTCCATCAACCTCATGTTCAAGAACTCCATCTTTGCCACCGTCCTGCCCCGATGGAGCCGCAAGGTGCTGCCCTTCTGGGACCGTTACCTGGACAGCTGGGACACCATTTTCGCCTTTG gcaagAAACTGATTGACCGAAagatggaggagctggaggggcaggTGGAGCGTGGCACGGAGGTGTCTGGCTACCTGAGCTACCTGCTGGCCAGTGGCAGACTCAGCCTGGATGAGGTCTATGGCAGCGTGGCCGAGTTGCTGCTGGCTGGTGTGGACACG ACCTCCAACACGCTGTCCTGGGCTTTGTACCACCTCTCCCGGGACCCAGACATCCAGGAGACCCTGTACCAGGAGCTGAAAGCTGTTGTGCCTCCCGACCggtttcctgctgctgaggataTCCCCAAGCTGCCGATGCTTCGGGCCATTATCAAGGAGACTCTGAG AGTCTACCCTGTGGTGCCCACCAATGCCAGGGTCTTCTATGAGAAGGACATTGTCATCGGAGACTACCTCTTCCCCAAGAAT ACCCTCTTTGTCCTGGCGCACTACGCGATGTCCCATGATGAGACCTACTTCCCCGAGCCCGAGCGGTTCCTGCCCCAGCGCTGGCTCCGGGGCCACGGCTCCCCTCACCACCCCTTCAGCTCCATCCCCTTCGGCTACGGGGTCCGCGCGTGCGTTGGGCGCCGCATCGCTGAGCTGGAGATGCACCTGGCCCTTGCCAGG ATGATCCAGGCATTTGAGGTGCGGCCGGACCCCCGTGGCGTAGAAGTGACATCTGTGTCCCGCATTGTCCTGGTGGCTGACAAGCCCATCAACCTGGAATTCATCGCTCGCCCGGGAGCCCCCTGA